Proteins encoded by one window of Leopardus geoffroyi isolate Oge1 chromosome X, O.geoffroyi_Oge1_pat1.0, whole genome shotgun sequence:
- the LOC123594733 gene encoding glycine receptor subunit alpha-4 isoform X2, with amino-acid sequence MTTLVPATLSFLLLWTLPGQVLLRVALAKEEVNSGTKGPQPMSPSDFLDKLMGRTSGYDARIRPNFKGPPVNVTCNIFINSFGSVTETTMDYRVNVFLRQQWNDPRLAYGEYPDDSLDLDPSMLDSIWKPDLFFANEKGASFHEVTTDNKLLRIFKNGNVLYSIRLTLILSCPMDLKNFPMDIQTCTMQLESWKFTCIEVKFHLERQMGYYLIQMYIPSLLIVILSWVSFWINMDAAPARVGLGITTVLTMTTQSSGSRASLPKVSYVKAIDIWMAVCLLFVFAALLEYAAVNFVSRQHKEFMRLRRRQRRQCMEEDIIQECRFYFRGYGLGHCLQARDGGPKESSDIYTPQPPAPLLREGETMQKLYVEQAKRIDTISRAVFPFTFLIFNIFYWVVYKVLRSEDIHQAL; translated from the exons ATGACAACTCTTGTTCCTGcaaccctctccttccttctcctctggacCCTGCCAGGGCAAGTCCTCCTCAG AGTGGCCTTGGCAAAAGAGGAAGTCAATTCTGGGACCAAAGGGCCCCAACCTATGTCCCCCTCTGATTTCCTGGACAAGCTTATGGGACGAACATCAGGATATGATGCCAGAATTCGACCCAATTTTAAAG GCccacctgtgaatgtgacttgcAACATCTTCATCAACAGTTTTGGCTCTGTCACTGAGACTACTATG GACTACCGGGTGAATGTCTTCTTGCGGCAACAGTGGAATGACCCACGCCTAGCCTATGGAGAATATCCTGATGACTCTTTGGACCTTGATCCCTCCATGCTAGACTCTATCTGGAAGCCAGACCTGTTCTTTGCCAATGAGAAAGGGGCCAGTTTCCATGAGGTGACCACAGACAACAAGTTACTGCGCATCTTCAAGAATGGGAATGTGCTCTACAGCATCAG GCTGACCCTCATTTTGTCCTGCCCAATGGACCTCAAGAACTTCCCCATGGATATCCAGACCTGCACGATGCAGCTGGAGAGCT GGAAATTCACCTGCATCGAGGTAAAGTTTCACCTGGAAAGGCAGATGGGCTACTATCTGATTCAGATGTACATCCCCAGCCTACTCATCGTTATCCTGTCCTGGGTCTCCTTCTGGATCAACATGGATGCCGCCCCTGCTCGCGTGGGCCTAGGCATCACCACTGTGCTCACCATGACAACTCAGAGCTCTGGCTCCCGGGCATCTTTGCCTAAG GTGTCCTACGTGAAGGCAATCGACATCTGGATGGCTGTGTGCCTGCTCTTCGTGTTCGCTGCCCTGCTGGAGTATGCTGCTGTCAATTTTGTCTCCCGTCAGCATAAGGAATTCATGCGACTTCGAAGAAGGCAGAGGCGCCAATGTATG GAGGAAGATATCATCCAAGAATGTCGCTTCTATTTCCGTGGCTATGGCCTAGGCCACTGCCTGCAGGCAAGGGATGGAGGTCCAAAGGAGAGTTCTGACATTTATACCccccaacctccagcccctcttctAAGGGAGGGAGAAACCATGCAGAAACTTTACGTGGAGCAAGCCAAGAGGATTGACACCATCTCCCGGGCTGTCTTCcctttcactttcctcatcttcaaCATCTTCTACTGGGTTGTCTATAAAGTCCTACGGTCAGAAGATATCCACCAGGCACTGTGA
- the LOC123594733 gene encoding glycine receptor subunit alpha-4 isoform X1 — MTTLVPATLSFLLLWTLPGQVLLRVALAKEEVNSGTKGPQPMSPSDFLDKLMGRTSGYDARIRPNFKGPPVNVTCNIFINSFGSVTETTMDYRVNVFLRQQWNDPRLAYGEYPDDSLDLDPSMLDSIWKPDLFFANEKGASFHEVTTDNKLLRIFKNGNVLYSIRLTLILSCPMDLKNFPMDIQTCTMQLESFGYTMNDLVFEWLEDAPAVQVAEGLTLPQFILRDEKDLGYCTKHYNTGKFTCIEVKFHLERQMGYYLIQMYIPSLLIVILSWVSFWINMDAAPARVGLGITTVLTMTTQSSGSRASLPKVSYVKAIDIWMAVCLLFVFAALLEYAAVNFVSRQHKEFMRLRRRQRRQCMEEDIIQECRFYFRGYGLGHCLQARDGGPKESSDIYTPQPPAPLLREGETMQKLYVEQAKRIDTISRAVFPFTFLIFNIFYWVVYKVLRSEDIHQAL; from the exons ATGACAACTCTTGTTCCTGcaaccctctccttccttctcctctggacCCTGCCAGGGCAAGTCCTCCTCAG AGTGGCCTTGGCAAAAGAGGAAGTCAATTCTGGGACCAAAGGGCCCCAACCTATGTCCCCCTCTGATTTCCTGGACAAGCTTATGGGACGAACATCAGGATATGATGCCAGAATTCGACCCAATTTTAAAG GCccacctgtgaatgtgacttgcAACATCTTCATCAACAGTTTTGGCTCTGTCACTGAGACTACTATG GACTACCGGGTGAATGTCTTCTTGCGGCAACAGTGGAATGACCCACGCCTAGCCTATGGAGAATATCCTGATGACTCTTTGGACCTTGATCCCTCCATGCTAGACTCTATCTGGAAGCCAGACCTGTTCTTTGCCAATGAGAAAGGGGCCAGTTTCCATGAGGTGACCACAGACAACAAGTTACTGCGCATCTTCAAGAATGGGAATGTGCTCTACAGCATCAG GCTGACCCTCATTTTGTCCTGCCCAATGGACCTCAAGAACTTCCCCATGGATATCCAGACCTGCACGATGCAGCTGGAGAGCT TTGGCTACACCATGAATGACCTCGTGTTTGAGTGGCTGGAAGATGCTCCTGCTGTCCAAGTGGCTGAGGGGCTGACTCTGCCCCAGTTTATCTTGCGGGATGAGAAGGATCTAGGCTACTGTACCAAGCATTACAACACAG GGAAATTCACCTGCATCGAGGTAAAGTTTCACCTGGAAAGGCAGATGGGCTACTATCTGATTCAGATGTACATCCCCAGCCTACTCATCGTTATCCTGTCCTGGGTCTCCTTCTGGATCAACATGGATGCCGCCCCTGCTCGCGTGGGCCTAGGCATCACCACTGTGCTCACCATGACAACTCAGAGCTCTGGCTCCCGGGCATCTTTGCCTAAG GTGTCCTACGTGAAGGCAATCGACATCTGGATGGCTGTGTGCCTGCTCTTCGTGTTCGCTGCCCTGCTGGAGTATGCTGCTGTCAATTTTGTCTCCCGTCAGCATAAGGAATTCATGCGACTTCGAAGAAGGCAGAGGCGCCAATGTATG GAGGAAGATATCATCCAAGAATGTCGCTTCTATTTCCGTGGCTATGGCCTAGGCCACTGCCTGCAGGCAAGGGATGGAGGTCCAAAGGAGAGTTCTGACATTTATACCccccaacctccagcccctcttctAAGGGAGGGAGAAACCATGCAGAAACTTTACGTGGAGCAAGCCAAGAGGATTGACACCATCTCCCGGGCTGTCTTCcctttcactttcctcatcttcaaCATCTTCTACTGGGTTGTCTATAAAGTCCTACGGTCAGAAGATATCCACCAGGCACTGTGA
- the LOC123594733 gene encoding glycine receptor subunit alpha-4 isoform X3, whose product MMPEFDPILKDYRVNVFLRQQWNDPRLAYGEYPDDSLDLDPSMLDSIWKPDLFFANEKGASFHEVTTDNKLLRIFKNGNVLYSIRLTLILSCPMDLKNFPMDIQTCTMQLESFGYTMNDLVFEWLEDAPAVQVAEGLTLPQFILRDEKDLGYCTKHYNTGKFTCIEVKFHLERQMGYYLIQMYIPSLLIVILSWVSFWINMDAAPARVGLGITTVLTMTTQSSGSRASLPKVSYVKAIDIWMAVCLLFVFAALLEYAAVNFVSRQHKEFMRLRRRQRRQCMEEDIIQECRFYFRGYGLGHCLQARDGGPKESSDIYTPQPPAPLLREGETMQKLYVEQAKRIDTISRAVFPFTFLIFNIFYWVVYKVLRSEDIHQAL is encoded by the exons ATGATGCCAGAATTCGACCCAATTTTAAAG GACTACCGGGTGAATGTCTTCTTGCGGCAACAGTGGAATGACCCACGCCTAGCCTATGGAGAATATCCTGATGACTCTTTGGACCTTGATCCCTCCATGCTAGACTCTATCTGGAAGCCAGACCTGTTCTTTGCCAATGAGAAAGGGGCCAGTTTCCATGAGGTGACCACAGACAACAAGTTACTGCGCATCTTCAAGAATGGGAATGTGCTCTACAGCATCAG GCTGACCCTCATTTTGTCCTGCCCAATGGACCTCAAGAACTTCCCCATGGATATCCAGACCTGCACGATGCAGCTGGAGAGCT TTGGCTACACCATGAATGACCTCGTGTTTGAGTGGCTGGAAGATGCTCCTGCTGTCCAAGTGGCTGAGGGGCTGACTCTGCCCCAGTTTATCTTGCGGGATGAGAAGGATCTAGGCTACTGTACCAAGCATTACAACACAG GGAAATTCACCTGCATCGAGGTAAAGTTTCACCTGGAAAGGCAGATGGGCTACTATCTGATTCAGATGTACATCCCCAGCCTACTCATCGTTATCCTGTCCTGGGTCTCCTTCTGGATCAACATGGATGCCGCCCCTGCTCGCGTGGGCCTAGGCATCACCACTGTGCTCACCATGACAACTCAGAGCTCTGGCTCCCGGGCATCTTTGCCTAAG GTGTCCTACGTGAAGGCAATCGACATCTGGATGGCTGTGTGCCTGCTCTTCGTGTTCGCTGCCCTGCTGGAGTATGCTGCTGTCAATTTTGTCTCCCGTCAGCATAAGGAATTCATGCGACTTCGAAGAAGGCAGAGGCGCCAATGTATG GAGGAAGATATCATCCAAGAATGTCGCTTCTATTTCCGTGGCTATGGCCTAGGCCACTGCCTGCAGGCAAGGGATGGAGGTCCAAAGGAGAGTTCTGACATTTATACCccccaacctccagcccctcttctAAGGGAGGGAGAAACCATGCAGAAACTTTACGTGGAGCAAGCCAAGAGGATTGACACCATCTCCCGGGCTGTCTTCcctttcactttcctcatcttcaaCATCTTCTACTGGGTTGTCTATAAAGTCCTACGGTCAGAAGATATCCACCAGGCACTGTGA